A region from the Lentisphaera profundi genome encodes:
- a CDS encoding ABC transporter ATP-binding protein, which yields MNKDVMISVRGVKRSFGKLEAVKGISFDIHRGQVVGFIGANGAGKTTTMRMIATLEMPDEGDIYICGSDAVDDPNSVRSKIGWVPDDFGRYQNMTIVEYLDFFARAFDYQDQERKNRIQEVMDFTGLTKLKDRFIDKLSKGQGQRVCLGRALLHDPDVLLMDEPAAGLDPKARMELKNLIRILAEEGKTIFISSHILSELSEICDTMIFLEQGEVLHHGGAEELKRGAREGVSVLVKILNDPQVLENWADMNPGISLLDKTNKGGRLLFEQSSDDFLAETLKRMINEGIQVIEFTQEETTLESAFVDLLNQAEDKELASK from the coding sequence ATGAATAAGGATGTCATGATTTCAGTTAGAGGAGTGAAGCGTAGTTTTGGTAAGCTTGAGGCAGTTAAGGGTATCTCATTTGATATTCACCGCGGTCAGGTGGTTGGTTTTATTGGAGCCAATGGAGCCGGTAAGACAACGACAATGCGTATGATAGCCACTTTGGAAATGCCCGATGAAGGAGACATTTATATATGTGGAAGTGATGCGGTAGATGATCCCAACTCAGTGCGTTCAAAAATAGGTTGGGTACCAGATGATTTCGGTCGCTATCAGAATATGACGATAGTGGAATATCTTGATTTTTTTGCAAGAGCTTTTGATTACCAAGATCAGGAGAGGAAAAACCGTATACAAGAAGTCATGGACTTTACGGGCTTAACAAAGCTTAAAGATCGCTTCATTGATAAGTTGTCGAAAGGTCAGGGACAGCGTGTTTGTTTGGGTCGAGCTTTACTTCATGATCCTGACGTTCTGCTGATGGATGAACCTGCAGCAGGCTTGGATCCCAAGGCACGCATGGAGTTAAAGAACCTTATTCGTATCTTAGCGGAGGAAGGAAAAACAATTTTCATTTCCTCTCACATCTTATCGGAGCTTTCAGAAATTTGTGATACAATGATTTTTCTCGAACAGGGAGAAGTACTGCATCATGGTGGAGCAGAAGAACTTAAACGAGGAGCTCGTGAAGGGGTCTCTGTTCTAGTTAAAATATTAAATGATCCTCAGGTACTAGAGAATTGGGCAGATATGAATCCTGGGATAAGCCTCTTAGATAAAACAAATAAAGGAGGCCGTTTGCTATTTGAACAGAGTTCAGATGACTTCCTAGCAGAAACATTGAAGCGCATGATTAATGAAGGAATTCAGGTGATTGAATTTACTCAGGAAGAGACAACTTTAGAATCGGCCTTCGTCGATTTGCTTAATCAAGCAGAAGATAAGGAGCTCGCATCAAAATGA
- a CDS encoding ABC transporter permease, whose translation MRSKAFLGIFVITQLVMVVATMGIVGSEGGSSNNSEELTMMFWGAIAIPFLIFQPLLAIESIHSEVKHKTLEMLYLSRLSSRRIILGKFYSHMLQTLMIACTIMPYVVLRYFAGGVNLLMEISTFISIVLISALGTAISVSTSSFSVRHPRSHRVRILILLILIVVGSTTGFGMFTAFMRFGGGGSINWVDFVTFVLMVPFVIYQVLSLGMSQVAPVSENNLLHKRINCFAVLAIYIIFRYFCESFLPLLPVMVCFLMSALEGVFSGDANYRSSYQPVKKYPEIGLLVAPNRYAYFNWFNLAVLMSLMLMVLEIANDDLGGNNKAMLILAPLICLAVYFTQMQLAQKEIWANINNFFIVFFLPFTLFLGMGFNDSLDSVLHNDAYEVFAVSYIFYANIMISYGLALQISRWKKEKLNTMHVLLAVISLIIIGTISLILKSIFTHRVDEVMAFFPLELFPVMLDNNETKGIALGSIVHLQLFFSLLALHLMSAESAKKFFQFREEGKDSTDEVDQARSLTEEL comes from the coding sequence ATGCGCTCTAAAGCTTTCTTAGGCATATTTGTCATTACTCAATTAGTGATGGTAGTCGCAACTATGGGAATAGTTGGTTCTGAAGGTGGTTCGTCAAATAATAGTGAAGAACTCACGATGATGTTTTGGGGGGCTATAGCCATTCCCTTTTTGATTTTTCAGCCCTTGTTGGCGATCGAGAGTATTCATTCTGAAGTCAAACATAAGACCTTGGAGATGTTGTACCTCAGTCGCTTATCATCAAGGCGTATCATTCTCGGCAAATTTTATTCTCACATGCTACAGACTTTGATGATTGCCTGTACGATTATGCCCTATGTTGTACTGCGGTATTTTGCGGGAGGAGTGAATCTGCTGATGGAAATAAGTACTTTCATTTCCATTGTTTTAATTTCGGCGCTAGGAACTGCAATTAGCGTGAGCACCAGTTCTTTTTCTGTTCGTCATCCACGTTCGCACCGAGTGCGTATTTTAATATTGTTGATCCTTATTGTTGTTGGTTCAACAACAGGGTTTGGGATGTTCACAGCTTTTATGCGCTTTGGTGGAGGCGGAAGTATAAATTGGGTGGACTTTGTAACTTTTGTACTGATGGTGCCTTTTGTGATATATCAGGTGCTTTCACTTGGTATGAGTCAGGTTGCCCCTGTTTCTGAAAATAATCTTTTGCACAAAAGAATCAACTGTTTTGCGGTTTTGGCGATTTATATCATCTTCCGTTATTTCTGTGAAAGCTTCTTGCCCTTATTACCAGTAATGGTTTGTTTTTTAATGTCGGCATTAGAGGGTGTATTTAGTGGAGATGCCAATTACAGAAGTAGTTATCAGCCAGTTAAAAAATACCCTGAAATTGGATTATTAGTGGCGCCTAATCGCTATGCTTATTTCAACTGGTTTAATTTAGCGGTTTTAATGTCGCTAATGCTAATGGTTTTGGAGATAGCGAATGATGACCTTGGAGGGAATAATAAGGCTATGCTGATTTTAGCGCCCTTAATTTGTCTTGCCGTATATTTTACTCAAATGCAGTTAGCGCAGAAAGAGATATGGGCGAATATCAATAATTTTTTCATTGTGTTTTTTTTACCATTTACACTTTTCTTAGGAATGGGATTCAACGATTCTTTAGACAGTGTTTTACACAACGATGCTTATGAGGTTTTTGCGGTGTCCTATATTTTTTACGCGAATATAATGATTTCCTATGGCCTGGCCTTACAGATCTCTCGTTGGAAAAAAGAAAAACTCAATACCATGCATGTACTTTTAGCAGTGATAAGTTTGATTATAATTGGAACGATTAGCCTAATTCTAAAGTCTATTTTTACTCATCGCGTCGATGAGGTAATGGCCTTTTTTCCACTCGAACTATTTCCTGTGATGTTAGATAATAATGAAACAAAAGGTATTGCACTGGGATCGATTGTGCACCTACAGCTTTTTTTCAGCCTATTAGCTCTACATCTTATGTCTGCGGAATCCGCAAAAAAGTTTTTCCAATTTCGTGAAGAGGGGAAAGACTCGACGGATGAAGTAGATCAAGCAAGATCACTTACAGAAGAGCTCTAA
- a CDS encoding DUF58 domain-containing protein, whose product MQQYAAKVAEATHVLSERFSLPFKKREWRGQGGGLRGKSSGSSIDFREHREYQFGDDPRHINWQAYARSGEYIIKLYEEEVSPVVDILFDLSNSMSLSKEKLFLSQLLLNFAIKSCAKNGASCKVWGLQGDKTRPYSREECERGLLTFEGHSPDLSDSLERVELRRGSLTLLISDLLYPQDPLEVFKLLKRAGNRVLIYAPADVAEYAPDWNGDLDFIDIEDGAMKQAFIDDECLQDYHRAYEQHFQIWRELSRKNGAGLECFISNQSLSRQFEGLPLANAAVELCV is encoded by the coding sequence ATGCAGCAATATGCAGCTAAAGTGGCGGAAGCCACTCATGTGTTGAGTGAACGCTTCAGTCTACCCTTTAAAAAGCGTGAATGGCGAGGTCAGGGCGGTGGCTTACGTGGAAAATCATCGGGGAGTTCTATAGATTTTCGTGAACATCGCGAATATCAATTTGGTGATGACCCTCGCCACATTAACTGGCAAGCCTACGCTCGTAGTGGTGAATATATTATCAAGTTGTATGAAGAAGAAGTGAGTCCGGTAGTGGATATCTTATTCGATTTATCTAATTCTATGAGTCTTAGTAAGGAAAAGCTATTTTTAAGTCAACTACTGCTAAATTTTGCGATTAAAAGCTGTGCGAAAAATGGAGCCTCTTGTAAAGTTTGGGGCTTACAGGGCGATAAAACAAGGCCTTATAGTAGAGAGGAATGTGAGCGTGGTTTACTTACGTTTGAAGGGCATAGCCCTGATTTGAGTGATTCACTTGAGCGAGTCGAACTACGTCGTGGATCACTTACCTTATTGATTTCTGATTTACTTTATCCACAGGATCCCTTAGAGGTTTTTAAATTGCTTAAAAGAGCTGGGAACCGCGTCCTAATTTATGCTCCTGCTGATGTGGCAGAGTATGCGCCTGACTGGAATGGCGATTTAGATTTTATAGATATTGAAGATGGGGCAATGAAACAGGCTTTTATAGATGATGAATGTCTTCAGGATTATCATCGAGCTTATGAACAGCACTTTCAGATATGGCGAGAACTGAGTCGAAAAAATGGAGCAGGGCTAGAGTGTTTTATAAGTAATCAGAGTTTAAGTCGTCAGTTTGAAGGATTGCCTTTAGCGAATGCTGCTGTGGAGCTTTGCGTATGA
- a CDS encoding BatA domain-containing protein yields MNLLNPLGFIALLSIPVILYIHMLQRKSKKRQISTLFLLNSDKIEKKAGSRLEKLRNSKLLWLNIFAALLLTFLLLQIRKLQEQQVLKIVVVVDSSASVQAFWPSGADKLSAELAKLAKEIKYIDLKIMSSSLDEATIYSGARIDEARQALRNFFPSRSGHDFGPAIRRARSLIDEKGILILCSDHLQDSGEDIKYLLIGEPIVNVGFTGFQADSSGKWQAIVKNHSNQPLNVNWSIGIPGDEKLLTQQLNLKAGELGQLRGEFPPANEKMILSLEEDAFLPDNKLYAVKPLSKKINVNSQGFDDANELELLGILNRFEGVKFQAEESDFQISKIKSLSELGSQPGIYFTDGPYNLIKQDVTALNVPLIEGLNWQGIPFALAGVPSIPEGFFPILKSGKNDLMLMRETRLGHQLLCPFNLNDSEMLKSPAMIILMYRAIEDAKKYRLAYHQKNYETGNEFQDWALLGKEVEVEGLESLSSSHFRTPETSGFFSLHLREGDVRKQIMQGGVFYADAEEGDFSQAQSRNDINIDELETVTIWQERSFLQSFWLLILIIIVFYGWYVFDQRQGLISRRAGK; encoded by the coding sequence ATGAATCTGTTGAACCCACTAGGTTTTATTGCGCTGCTGAGTATTCCTGTCATCCTCTATATTCATATGTTGCAGAGGAAATCAAAGAAACGTCAAATTAGTACCTTATTTTTACTCAATAGTGATAAAATCGAGAAAAAGGCAGGTAGTCGCTTGGAGAAGCTTCGAAACTCTAAGTTGCTGTGGTTAAATATTTTTGCTGCACTGCTTTTGACTTTTCTGTTATTGCAAATTCGCAAGCTTCAGGAGCAGCAGGTTCTGAAAATTGTCGTCGTTGTTGACTCCAGTGCATCAGTACAAGCTTTTTGGCCTTCAGGAGCAGATAAACTAAGTGCGGAACTCGCGAAATTAGCCAAAGAAATCAAGTACATAGATTTAAAAATCATGAGTTCATCACTTGATGAAGCGACGATTTATTCGGGTGCGCGAATAGATGAAGCGCGTCAGGCTTTAAGGAATTTTTTCCCCTCTAGAAGTGGCCATGATTTTGGACCAGCAATTCGGCGTGCGCGCTCCTTGATAGATGAAAAAGGCATTTTGATTTTATGCTCTGATCATCTCCAGGATAGTGGAGAGGATATAAAGTATTTACTGATTGGTGAACCGATAGTAAATGTTGGCTTTACAGGTTTTCAGGCTGATAGTAGCGGTAAATGGCAGGCGATAGTCAAAAATCATAGTAATCAGCCACTTAATGTAAACTGGTCTATAGGGATACCTGGGGACGAAAAATTGTTAACACAGCAATTAAACCTAAAAGCGGGCGAACTAGGTCAGTTGAGAGGTGAATTTCCTCCCGCAAATGAAAAGATGATCCTAAGCTTAGAAGAAGATGCTTTTTTACCTGATAATAAGCTTTATGCAGTTAAGCCACTTAGTAAAAAAATAAATGTGAATTCACAGGGTTTTGACGATGCAAATGAACTCGAGTTGTTAGGGATTTTAAATCGTTTTGAAGGGGTCAAATTCCAAGCTGAGGAAAGCGATTTTCAAATTTCAAAAATCAAATCCCTAAGTGAGCTTGGCAGTCAGCCAGGCATATACTTTACTGATGGTCCTTATAATTTGATCAAACAAGATGTCACGGCTTTAAATGTCCCCTTGATAGAAGGTCTGAATTGGCAGGGTATTCCCTTTGCCTTGGCAGGAGTCCCTAGTATACCTGAAGGTTTTTTTCCGATTTTAAAATCGGGCAAAAATGATTTAATGTTAATGAGGGAAACAAGGCTTGGGCACCAGCTTTTATGTCCATTTAATTTGAATGATAGTGAAATGCTAAAATCACCTGCGATGATCATTCTAATGTACCGCGCGATTGAAGACGCTAAGAAATATCGTTTAGCTTATCATCAGAAAAACTATGAAACGGGCAATGAGTTTCAAGACTGGGCACTGCTTGGTAAAGAGGTGGAAGTTGAAGGTCTGGAGAGCTTAAGTTCTAGTCATTTTAGAACGCCAGAAACAAGTGGTTTTTTTAGCCTGCATCTAAGAGAAGGAGATGTCAGGAAACAAATCATGCAGGGAGGTGTTTTTTATGCAGACGCAGAAGAAGGTGATTTTAGTCAGGCGCAAAGTAGAAATGACATCAACATCGATGAACTTGAAACGGTTACGATTTGGCAAGAGCGTAGTTTTTTACAGAGTTTCTGGCTTTTGATACTCATTATTATCGTGTTTTATGGGTGGTATGTCTTCGATCAACGACAAGGGCTCATTAGCAGGAGGGCTGGGAAGTGA